In one window of Arcobacter sp. CECT 8983 DNA:
- a CDS encoding DASS family sodium-coupled anion symporter, which yields MSNNLKFAIPILVAVFVALLPTPEGLAVNAHYFFAVFLGVIVGLILEPIPPALIGLVGVAFCATFGLVGESAKEARNWALSGFSNGVIWLIFAAFMFALGYKKSGLGKRIALLLVKKLGKTSLGLGYAVAIADGILAPFMPSNTARSAGTIFPIAINIPQMFNSLPDNEPRKIGSYISWVAIAATCVTSSMFLTALAPNLLAVSLVEKNAGVIIDWGTWFSTLAIIMVPLFLAVPYLAYLVYPPEQKYSPEAPKWAAEELKKMGSITKNEILMLGLGVLALVMWIFGKEIGVNSTTAAIAVLCLLVLSNVITWEDVITNKGAINVLIWFSTLVAMAAGLKKVGYLKWASGLISSWLVGLDPTMIVIVLMVLFFLFHYLFASVTAHVVALLPLFLGIGMNLLPADMMQPLAMLLVGSLGLMGIITPFATGPSPIWYGAGYISQATWWKLGAIFGALFLTALVLLGFVIL from the coding sequence ATGAGCAATAATCTAAAATTTGCAATACCAATTTTGGTAGCAGTATTTGTAGCGCTTCTTCCTACACCTGAAGGTTTAGCTGTTAACGCACACTATTTCTTCGCTGTATTTTTAGGAGTAATTGTTGGTTTAATTTTAGAACCTATTCCACCTGCATTAATTGGTTTAGTAGGTGTGGCATTTTGTGCAACTTTTGGTCTCGTTGGAGAGAGTGCAAAAGAAGCAAGAAACTGGGCATTAAGTGGTTTTTCTAATGGTGTTATTTGGTTAATCTTTGCAGCATTTATGTTTGCATTAGGGTACAAAAAATCAGGACTTGGAAAAAGAATTGCCTTGTTGTTAGTTAAAAAACTAGGAAAAACTTCTTTAGGTTTAGGTTACGCAGTAGCAATTGCAGATGGAATTTTAGCGCCATTTATGCCTTCAAATACAGCAAGAAGTGCAGGTACTATTTTCCCTATTGCTATTAATATTCCACAAATGTTTAATTCATTACCTGATAATGAACCAAGAAAAATCGGTTCTTATATCTCTTGGGTTGCAATTGCAGCTACTTGTGTGACAAGTTCTATGTTTTTAACAGCACTTGCACCAAACTTACTTGCAGTTTCTTTAGTTGAAAAAAATGCAGGTGTTATTATTGATTGGGGTACTTGGTTCTCAACTTTAGCAATTATTATGGTTCCTCTATTTTTAGCAGTACCATATTTAGCTTATTTAGTTTACCCACCAGAACAAAAATATTCACCTGAAGCTCCAAAATGGGCAGCAGAAGAGTTGAAAAAAATGGGTTCAATTACAAAAAATGAGATTCTAATGTTAGGTCTTGGAGTACTTGCTTTAGTGATGTGGATTTTTGGTAAAGAAATTGGAGTTAATAGTACAACAGCAGCCATTGCAGTATTATGCCTTCTTGTTCTATCAAATGTAATCACTTGGGAAGATGTAATTACAAACAAAGGTGCTATTAATGTATTAATTTGGTTTTCAACTTTAGTTGCAATGGCAGCAGGGCTTAAAAAAGTTGGATATTTAAAATGGGCATCAGGACTTATTTCAAGTTGGTTAGTTGGACTAGATCCAACAATGATTGTAATAGTGTTAATGGTACTATTTTTCCTTTTCCACTATTTATTTGCAAGTGTTACTGCGCACGTTGTAGCTTTATTACCATTATTCTTAGGAATTGGTATGAACTTGCTTCCAGCAGACATGATGCAGCCATTAGCTATGCTATTAGTGGGTTCTTTAGGGTTAATGGGTATTATTACACCATTTGCAACTGGACCTTCACCTATATGGTATGGAGCTGGGTATATTTCTCAAGCTACTTGGTGGAAATTAGGTGCAATCTTTGGAGCACTATTCTTAACAGCATTGGTATTATTAGGTTTTGTTATCCTTTAA
- a CDS encoding ABC transporter substrate binding protein translates to MKKYFLFFIFQTFLFANSSVLIINSYHKGYEFSDSIINGIEKTFYPHSNIDVNVLYMDSKRVSSKEYYNNLEKLYKVQLKNRKYDLIIAVDRFAYDFVLDIYSSFFTNEPILTVGIENFSPEKAARYGVANRVSALIEKRDLKGNVDIIRTIFPIMKKLYIINDISLNATHTEPLIYDLIEKFDGIFELVYLKEDNLEKLKEKFSKKEEFSAALFIRFYKNKNGELNKNQEIAKFIKNAKIPIFVTDSLFIKKGATGGKVVDLFRFGKTSGIMALGILNGTKPRVEIYDDLNYIFDSTKLSEFTLPVDALKVPVELVNKRKTFYDRHTGFINFVFTTSPFLLFLIIGLFHNIYMRKQVEKDLRRRIEFDETLLNAIESPIFWQDSNGVIVDSNTTFCKLLNIDCSELYGKKLTDFIDNANVKEVLKVLEKYKQNEKENYEFSYVNENKRKIIYLVKKENFYDEKSKSEGSVTIFTDITKEKEIALEKQKNRQFVIQQSKLAEIGEIFSSIAHQWKSPLVEITAIAQELFYTKSCKDEKEDDSFVKDIMNQVTYMTDTINDFQNFIMPSNKKVLFNIEDAIKSMLLIVHHNMKYNSIKISIEIENNTNLKVFGYKNEFMQSFLNIVNNAKDALLSQDYKNRKIDIKLHNEAKELIITIQDNAGGISEKNLENIFEPYFTTKEEGHGIGLYMSKVIIEDKMNGKISVKNKDNGALFTIRLRQDENFNS, encoded by the coding sequence ATGAAGAAGTATTTTTTATTTTTTATTTTCCAAACTTTTCTTTTTGCAAATAGTTCAGTTCTAATTATCAACTCTTATCACAAGGGCTATGAATTTAGTGATAGCATCATTAATGGAATTGAAAAAACCTTTTATCCCCATTCTAATATTGATGTAAATGTTTTATATATGGACTCAAAAAGGGTTTCTTCAAAAGAGTATTATAATAATTTAGAAAAATTATATAAAGTCCAACTAAAAAATAGAAAATATGATCTTATCATTGCAGTAGATAGATTTGCTTATGATTTTGTTTTAGATATATATTCAAGTTTTTTTACAAATGAACCAATTTTAACTGTTGGTATTGAAAACTTTTCTCCTGAAAAAGCAGCAAGATATGGCGTTGCTAATAGGGTTTCTGCCTTAATTGAAAAAAGAGATTTAAAAGGCAATGTTGATATTATAAGAACAATTTTTCCTATAATGAAAAAACTTTATATTATCAATGATATTAGTTTAAATGCAACCCATACTGAACCTCTTATCTATGATTTAATAGAAAAATTTGATGGAATTTTTGAGTTAGTTTATTTAAAAGAAGATAATCTTGAAAAACTAAAAGAAAAATTCTCAAAAAAAGAGGAGTTTAGTGCAGCTCTTTTTATCAGGTTTTATAAAAACAAAAATGGAGAACTAAACAAAAATCAAGAGATAGCAAAGTTTATAAAAAATGCCAAAATACCAATATTTGTTACTGACTCTTTGTTTATAAAAAAAGGTGCAACTGGTGGAAAAGTTGTAGATTTATTTAGGTTTGGTAAAACTTCTGGAATAATGGCTTTAGGAATATTAAATGGAACCAAACCTAGAGTTGAAATATATGATGATTTAAACTATATCTTTGACTCAACTAAATTAAGTGAATTTACTCTTCCTGTTGATGCTTTAAAAGTTCCTGTTGAACTGGTAAACAAAAGAAAAACTTTTTATGATAGACATACTGGGTTTATTAATTTTGTATTTACAACTTCACCTTTTTTACTATTTTTGATTATTGGACTTTTTCATAATATTTATATGAGAAAACAAGTAGAAAAAGATTTAAGAAGAAGAATAGAATTTGATGAAACCTTATTGAATGCAATAGAAAGTCCAATTTTCTGGCAAGATTCAAATGGAGTTATTGTTGACTCTAATACAACATTTTGTAAGCTTTTAAATATAGATTGTAGTGAGCTTTATGGAAAGAAGCTTACTGATTTTATAGATAATGCAAATGTAAAAGAAGTTTTAAAAGTTTTAGAAAAATATAAACAAAATGAAAAAGAGAATTATGAATTCTCTTATGTAAATGAAAATAAAAGAAAAATCATATACCTTGTAAAAAAAGAGAACTTTTATGATGAAAAAAGTAAATCAGAAGGTTCAGTTACAATATTTACAGATATTACAAAAGAAAAAGAGATAGCTTTAGAAAAACAAAAAAACAGACAATTTGTTATTCAACAAAGTAAGTTAGCGGAAATAGGTGAGATTTTTTCATCAATCGCTCATCAGTGGAAGTCACCTTTAGTAGAGATTACAGCAATTGCACAAGAATTATTTTATACTAAAAGTTGCAAAGATGAAAAAGAAGATGATAGTTTTGTTAAAGATATTATGAATCAAGTTACTTATATGACTGATACTATAAATGATTTTCAAAATTTTATTATGCCATCAAATAAAAAAGTACTTTTTAATATAGAAGATGCAATAAAATCAATGCTTCTTATAGTACATCATAATATGAAATATAATAGTATAAAAATCTCAATCGAAATAGAGAATAATACAAATTTAAAAGTTTTTGGATATAAAAATGAATTTATGCAATCTTTTTTAAATATAGTAAATAATGCTAAAGATGCACTTTTGAGTCAAGATTATAAAAACAGAAAAATAGATATAAAACTGCATAATGAAGCAAAAGAGTTAATAATCACTATTCAGGATAATGCAGGAGGAATTTCAGAGAAAAATTTAGAGAATATCTTTGAACCATATTTCACTACAAAAGAAGAAGGTCATGGAATAGGGCTTTATATGAGTAAGGTGATTATTGAAGATAAAATGAATGGAAAAATCTCTGTTAAAAATAAAGATAATGGGGCATTATTTACAATAAGGTTAAGGCAAGATGAAAATTTTAATTCTTGA